In Sphingobacterium zeae, one genomic interval encodes:
- a CDS encoding response regulator codes for MSKTKTVLIFDDDTIILEVITVVLMDLGLNVEVSETSHDIIPRVESSKPDLILMDNWIPNIGGVEATRLLKADVRFNHIPVIYVSANNDIQSLADRAGADDFLSKPFDLEDLENIVHKYIA; via the coding sequence ATGAGTAAAACAAAGACTGTATTAATATTTGATGACGATACCATTATTTTGGAAGTCATAACTGTCGTATTAATGGATTTAGGGTTGAATGTTGAAGTTTCCGAAACTTCTCATGATATTATCCCACGGGTAGAATCCTCTAAACCTGATCTCATCTTGATGGACAATTGGATTCCTAATATAGGAGGTGTGGAAGCCACTAGGTTGCTGAAAGCCGATGTTCGATTTAACCATATTCCCGTAATTTATGTTTCAGCCAACAACGATATTCAATCGCTGGCTGATCGCGCCGGAGCAGATGATTTTCTATCTAAACCATTTGATTTGGAAGATCTGGAAAATATTGTACATAAATATATCGCTTGA